In the genome of Candidatus Rokuibacteriota bacterium, one region contains:
- a CDS encoding B12-binding domain-containing radical SAM protein, producing MRTPYSPTTVRNILCVFPHYTPSFGTFHHAYALLGGVRAFMPPQGLLLIAAYLPKSWRVRFVDENAQAATLEDFRWADAVLVSGMHVQRPHIEDIMRRAHACGRPVAVGGPSVSGCPEMYPEADFLHVGEMGDATDELIERLDGLEGRPERQVVLTTGERLPLAAFPMPAYELISIPEYFLASVQFSSGCPYTCEFCDIPALYGRNPRLKTPEQVVAELDRLREGGAQSVYFVDDNFIANPKAALDLLPHLVAWQQRHRYPLRIACEATLNIAKNEALLGLMREAGFVTIFCGIETPEPEALKAMSKQQNLRLPILDAVETINRYGMEVVSGIIIGLDTDTRETADRIIEFIHASRIPILTINVLYALPKTPLWTRLERADRLVPGEGRESNVDFLLPYDTVLDMWRRCIEAAFEPTFLYARYAHQQAHTFPHRLPYPVDPRRLAPHNILRGLGIFARLFWRLGVRGDYRRAFWAMAARMLGTGRFEQFIHSVIVSHHLIEFARQCLAGMPEPSFYAPARSLPPVLHVDT from the coding sequence ATGCGAACCCCCTATAGCCCGACAACGGTCCGCAATATCCTCTGCGTCTTCCCGCACTACACGCCGTCGTTCGGGACCTTCCACCACGCCTACGCGCTCCTGGGCGGCGTCCGCGCCTTCATGCCGCCGCAGGGGCTGCTGCTCATCGCCGCCTATCTGCCCAAGTCCTGGCGCGTGCGCTTCGTGGACGAGAACGCGCAGGCGGCGACGCTCGAAGACTTTCGCTGGGCCGACGCTGTGCTCGTGTCGGGCATGCACGTCCAGCGCCCCCATATCGAGGACATCATGCGCCGTGCGCATGCCTGCGGCCGGCCCGTGGCCGTGGGCGGCCCGTCCGTCTCCGGCTGCCCGGAGATGTACCCCGAGGCGGATTTCCTCCACGTGGGGGAGATGGGGGACGCGACGGACGAGCTCATCGAGCGGCTCGACGGCCTCGAGGGCCGGCCCGAGCGCCAGGTCGTCCTGACCACGGGCGAGCGCCTCCCCCTCGCCGCGTTCCCGATGCCCGCCTACGAGCTGATCTCGATCCCGGAGTACTTTCTGGCGAGCGTCCAGTTCTCGAGCGGCTGCCCCTACACCTGCGAGTTCTGCGACATCCCCGCGCTCTACGGGAGGAACCCGCGACTCAAGACGCCCGAGCAGGTGGTGGCCGAGCTGGACCGGCTGCGCGAGGGCGGGGCCCAGTCCGTCTACTTCGTGGACGACAACTTCATCGCCAACCCGAAGGCGGCGCTGGACTTGCTCCCGCACCTCGTCGCCTGGCAGCAGCGCCACCGCTACCCGCTCCGGATCGCCTGCGAGGCCACGCTCAACATCGCCAAGAACGAAGCCCTCCTCGGGCTCATGCGCGAGGCCGGTTTCGTCACGATCTTCTGCGGCATCGAGACGCCCGAACCGGAGGCGCTCAAGGCGATGTCCAAGCAGCAGAACCTGCGCCTGCCCATCCTCGACGCGGTCGAGACGATCAACCGTTACGGCATGGAGGTCGTCTCGGGCATCATCATCGGACTCGACACTGACACGCGCGAGACGGCGGACCGGATCATCGAGTTCATCCACGCGTCGCGGATCCCCATCCTCACGATCAACGTGCTCTACGCCCTGCCGAAGACGCCGCTCTGGACGCGACTCGAGCGCGCGGACCGGCTCGTGCCCGGCGAGGGCCGGGAGTCCAACGTGGACTTCCTCCTGCCGTACGACACCGTGCTCGACATGTGGCGGCGCTGCATCGAGGCGGCCTTCGAGCCCACGTTCCTCTATGCGCGCTACGCGCACCAGCAGGCCCATACCTTCCCCCATCGCCTCCCCTATCCCGTGGACCCGCGCCGGCTCGCTCCGCACAATATCCTGCGGGGGCTCGGCATCTTCGCGCGGCTCTTCTGGCGCCTGGGCGTCCGCGGCGACTACCGCCGCGCCTTCTGGGCGATGGCGGCGCGGATGCTCGGCACCGGGCGCTTCGAGCAGTTCATTCACAGCGTCATCGTGAGCCATCACCTCATCGAGTTCGCGCGGCAGTGCCTGGCCGGCATGCCGGAACCGTCGTTCTACGCGCCGGCCAGATCGCTGCCGCCCGTCCTCCACGTCGACACGTAG
- a CDS encoding MMPL family transporter yields the protein MFAAWGRFVHRHRWPVLALSVLSLAPSVWQIVRGATFDNNPLSRFTESGRAIALIERELPKKPPSFGLILGSASLRAKDPAFRDAVARALAPLRNDARVARVVTPFDGAGPDPQHVSRDGRRILATVELTSGPSEFAALNLGQGESGAYAELRALVRSDALEVVPVGTMALNHDFTETATRAIARAERVLWPVVPLLLVLVFGSVIAAALPLGVGVLSVAAGMAATLALSRVAPVSVYAVNVVSMVGFSVAVDYSLFVVSRFRDELRGRPGAEALARTMETAGRAVLFSGLTVAIGLLGMLCLRLRSLASMGLAGTAVVLLAVVFALTFLPALLAILGPRVDALRLPFLNPEQSERSRRAWRRLAAAVMAHPWRVLLPVVAGLLLVGSPFLRLRLGGSDASVLPASAESRRGEELRRGEFVAGEANHLVVALHDSRGRTRSAESVGRAHDFSRWLAALPNVSRVDGPVSIDPRITRDQYQKIFATPRELLPPSLREALAQTASDRLMLLVVSTPLRAGAQEAHDLVRTIRAAHPPVDGEVLVTGQTALDLDFADAIARNAPVAVAVILVATYVVLFMLLGSLLLPLKAVVMNVLSISASYGALVWIFQDGHLGGWLGFTPGPIETSTPIIMFCVMFGLSMDYEVLLLSRVREEYDRTGDNTQAVAFALERTGRLITGAAAIMAAVFFAFGTADMVPIQAIGIGMGIAVVVDATVVRALLVPATMRLMGEWNWWAPAPLARLHRRLKLGDTH from the coding sequence GTGTTCGCCGCTTGGGGCCGCTTCGTCCACCGACACCGATGGCCCGTCCTTGCGCTCTCCGTGCTGTCGCTGGCCCCCTCCGTCTGGCAGATCGTCCGGGGCGCGACGTTCGACAACAACCCGCTGTCGAGGTTCACGGAGTCGGGACGCGCCATCGCCCTCATCGAGCGGGAGCTGCCGAAGAAGCCCCCGTCGTTCGGGCTCATCCTCGGCAGCGCGTCCCTTCGCGCCAAGGACCCCGCCTTCCGCGACGCCGTCGCGCGGGCCCTCGCGCCCCTCCGCAACGATGCGCGAGTCGCCCGCGTGGTGACGCCGTTCGACGGCGCGGGGCCGGACCCCCAGCACGTCTCCCGCGACGGCCGCCGCATCCTGGCGACGGTGGAGCTCACGAGCGGGCCGTCGGAGTTCGCCGCCCTCAATCTCGGCCAGGGCGAGAGCGGCGCCTACGCGGAGCTGCGCGCCCTGGTGCGCTCCGACGCGCTCGAGGTGGTGCCGGTGGGAACCATGGCCCTCAACCACGACTTCACGGAGACGGCCACTCGAGCCATCGCGCGCGCCGAGCGGGTGCTCTGGCCCGTGGTGCCGCTGCTGCTCGTTCTCGTCTTCGGCTCCGTGATCGCGGCCGCGCTCCCGCTCGGCGTCGGCGTGCTCAGCGTGGCGGCGGGGATGGCAGCGACGCTCGCGCTGTCGCGGGTCGCGCCCGTCTCCGTCTACGCCGTCAACGTGGTCTCGATGGTCGGCTTCAGCGTAGCGGTGGACTACTCGCTGTTCGTCGTCAGCCGCTTCCGCGACGAGCTGCGCGGGCGGCCGGGCGCCGAGGCGCTCGCGCGCACGATGGAGACCGCGGGCCGGGCTGTCCTCTTCTCCGGTCTCACCGTGGCCATCGGGCTCCTCGGCATGCTCTGCCTCCGCCTCCGAAGCCTGGCCTCGATGGGACTGGCGGGCACGGCCGTCGTCCTGCTCGCCGTCGTCTTCGCCCTGACCTTCCTCCCCGCGCTCCTCGCCATCCTCGGACCGCGCGTCGACGCGCTCCGGCTGCCGTTTCTCAACCCGGAGCAGTCGGAGCGGAGCCGGCGCGCCTGGCGGCGGCTCGCCGCCGCGGTAATGGCGCACCCCTGGCGCGTGCTCCTCCCCGTCGTGGCGGGGCTGCTCCTCGTCGGCTCACCCTTCCTGCGGCTCCGGCTCGGGGGCAGCGACGCGAGCGTGCTGCCGGCCTCGGCGGAATCGCGCCGCGGCGAAGAGCTGCGGCGTGGCGAGTTCGTCGCGGGCGAGGCCAACCACCTCGTGGTGGCGCTCCATGATTCCCGGGGCCGGACCCGCTCGGCCGAGTCGGTGGGCCGGGCCCATGACTTCTCCCGGTGGCTCGCCGCGCTCCCGAACGTGAGCCGCGTGGACGGGCCTGTGTCCATCGATCCCCGCATCACCCGCGATCAATACCAGAAGATCTTCGCGACGCCGCGCGAGCTGCTGCCGCCATCGCTCCGCGAGGCCCTCGCGCAGACCGCGAGCGACCGCCTCATGCTCCTCGTCGTCTCGACCCCGCTGCGGGCGGGCGCCCAGGAGGCGCACGACCTCGTGCGGACGATCCGCGCGGCGCACCCGCCGGTGGACGGCGAGGTCCTCGTCACCGGCCAGACCGCTCTCGATCTCGATTTCGCCGACGCCATCGCCCGCAACGCCCCGGTCGCCGTCGCCGTCATCCTGGTCGCGACCTACGTGGTGCTTTTCATGCTCCTCGGCTCCCTGCTCCTGCCGCTCAAGGCGGTCGTCATGAACGTGCTGTCCATCAGCGCCTCCTACGGCGCGCTGGTGTGGATCTTCCAGGACGGCCATCTCGGCGGCTGGCTCGGTTTCACGCCGGGGCCCATCGAGACCTCGACGCCGATCATCATGTTCTGTGTGATGTTCGGTCTCTCGATGGACTACGAGGTCCTGCTGCTCAGCCGGGTCCGCGAAGAGTACGATCGCACCGGTGACAACACGCAAGCGGTCGCGTTCGCGCTGGAGCGTACGGGCCGGCTCATCACGGGGGCGGCGGCCATCATGGCCGCGGTATTCTTCGCCTTCGGGACGGCCGACATGGTCCCCATCCAGGCAATCGGAATCGGGATGGGCATCGCGGTGGTGGTGGACGCGACCGTGGTCCGCGCCCTCCTCGTACCCGCGACCATGCGGCTGATGGGCGAGTGGAACTGGTGGGCGCCCGCGCCCCTCGCCCGGCTGCACCGCCGGCTGAAGCTGGGCGACACCCACTAA
- a CDS encoding ABC transporter ATP-binding protein, which yields MLLEIEGLNTYYGESHALRDFSLTVGEGEIVALLGRNGMGKSTALKSIIGLVRASSGRVLYRGKDLAGAPPYKVARAGIGYVPEERRIFPNLTVLDNLSMGIKRGRAAANRSATTWTVERIYQHFPFMRERTAQKGRLLSGGEQQMLAIARTLMGNPDLVLVDEPTEGLAPLVVKEVRDVLAEVNQAGVSILLVEHNLKVAMSLAHRVYLMGKAHVGFSGTVEELNAQPEIRARYLEV from the coding sequence ATGCTGCTCGAGATCGAGGGCTTGAACACCTACTATGGCGAGAGTCATGCGTTGCGAGATTTCTCGCTGACCGTTGGGGAGGGCGAGATCGTCGCGCTCCTGGGGCGCAACGGCATGGGAAAGAGCACCGCGCTGAAGAGCATCATCGGGCTGGTCCGGGCGAGCTCGGGACGAGTGCTCTATCGCGGCAAGGACCTGGCAGGAGCGCCCCCGTACAAGGTGGCCCGCGCCGGCATCGGCTACGTACCGGAGGAGCGACGTATCTTCCCGAACCTCACCGTGCTCGACAACCTGTCGATGGGGATCAAGCGAGGCCGGGCCGCGGCCAATCGCTCTGCCACCACGTGGACCGTCGAGCGGATCTACCAGCACTTCCCGTTCATGCGGGAGCGGACCGCCCAGAAGGGCCGGCTCCTGTCGGGAGGCGAGCAGCAAATGCTCGCCATCGCCAGGACCTTGATGGGCAACCCCGACCTGGTGCTCGTGGACGAGCCCACCGAGGGCCTCGCCCCACTCGTGGTGAAGGAGGTTCGCGACGTGCTAGCGGAGGTCAACCAGGCCGGGGTGTCGATCCTCCTCGTCGAGCACAACCTGAAGGTGGCGATGTCCCTGGCCCACCGCGTCTACCTCATGGGCAAGGCCCACGTCGGATTCAGCGGGACCGTCGAGGAGCTGAACGCCCAGCCGGAGATCCGCGCGCGATACCTAGAGGTGTAG